One window of Robiginitalea biformata HTCC2501 genomic DNA carries:
- a CDS encoding T9SS type B sorting domain-containing protein has translation MLPKKNRHLWYALLMLVATIISSSAIAGGTLGGFLSRIDSVISDSQQPQGVVGIDPAASIAIGTTDFPAPAAPALFSTIIQNADEEVTCADNGFTIARFNLCGDYDDRIISVSGSHSSYQWQQLVPGGSCTFDVNEDCPPIIGSECNPYWQTISGASTLTLNAASIPASSGAEFRVRVNGGSYYYFKVKKSTITQTYVKRDFICGVPGRIQITNLSSAYEFSIDNGTGFGPWQTSPIFGSLDPGTYVVKARLQNTSNTCEYPYEPIVIEEQEIDIDVEFTDAQCFGETGSITVTVNNVPGPFKYTLLDASGVPQEFTTFIPNNPYTFAAVGFGTYSVQVETQQCTGDPGNGIPPPRQSTDINGNPIVIGDGLVALSASTEVNESLSSDPVCGANDADIIVRTSGGAGPYTFTVSDGGNSGGTYTGQTTYNVTAAGTYEFFITDANGCTTTATASVEELTPPDVTASGTDGDCNNGARIDINIIDAKGYNLLFRADPADPWSANPVLTVPTGTYNQIQVQYQQAAFSCIYTIPTSISVTNVGAITGNAVKIQDRLCDGAGGVDGGIIEFQGPYSGGSGSGYEFSIDGVNFSTQETYSNLAPGTYTPIIRDAGGCRLELTAITIADVDPPTDLAFAQSAINCAAGTSDVQLTPTSNAPIVLYEVISPISVNNGGSDTFSGLSVNTAYTFRITDANGCTYTESFTPAVISTIRARVKSGGDTRVCTGAADGTGTFLIDGFTNNYTYNINGGPESAPQNDAEVDLPLSGAGTYTITVTDADTGCTDTASITIEEPASPLTLSGNVTAMTCANGNTGRVVATAGGGWGTYRYSLEMPNGFVSGPKSGRTFGNLTQSGNYILTVEDAEGCTATFNFSLTPIDAPTLTLDAGASDYCYVPGTGATLAVSSSAGTAPLASHQYRINGGPLQASPVFTGLNPGNYTIEVVDGNNCTDAVTATINSQLRVNTSIDAEIPCGGADGGIRVQVTGGYLAGAGPKQYEVSANGGATYGAPVPLASNNFVYNTNVPGDYVFRVTDNRGCVAVSSPITLNPPVNIDPASIAVTPASCGQTNNGIVTVTPDATSGIPPYEISFDGGAFGSQSVFSNLNAGQTYTVIVRDARGCETVPQDVTIPLDGTPPPDATVAPVTATCSAGLVEGNIQVTSVAGGTADYTYILQDQFGVELDRIGPTSSTAETFTNIVPGIYTVVTLDALGCRDEDTVTVDQTTVDVVPDPVAAPVCAAGGFTNTVEIVGGVGPFEIRLATDPNPPVPVNSPPRRHTFNGLQFGVTYTVEVTDLGTGCVYLDEIPPVDGPNPLEVTATSTPGYCDANRFGQILYDVTGFTPGSDLLIELLNTDDGTRITIDSPTNVSPTYSGAYETLPGNYQVIVTESTDNCTDATAVVIDQNTPNIDIIAQEPANCNAFGQFTVQGSGGGGGPYEFAFMDAGVPPTPGDFDTATTFIGPAGNYDVYVRDITGCTSFAIAQIINLEPDLPVPTFVVENQCDNTVTSFDILVQIPSTVDTPRFTLNGDEQFPVLNGGVWEYTYTVGTPGDYVVDVVDANGCTSQGTATVYEFLSASGGFTTEPTCNAADGEISISTLGGSGDFTFELRTGAGAYIDDNTTGVFTGYAPGDYEVLVTDNIVNDGVINCFFLVDGITLDAAIPPVISAVIDTDISCNGANDGAIDVFLQAGTDADSPITYTLYEAGTSTIVQQNGSGSFTGLVPGFYDVTVVTSRNCETRQDDIEISEPPAFSITASAPDFACEPGANRYSSTIVTVNVVDPGTPGYQYSITGFGNYQSSPTFEVVDNGSPQDITIYAIDANGCQATFDLPTLNPPTDVVPTLSLQAALTCTTDERIRVDVVGSTDFTLSVVSGPASPAAVTNNPGDSFVLMDLPLAGGYLLEITDNIGGCSYPLPLHEVFEPTYPAVTISEANPVRCAVPGNDGALFIEVADYTGVYDYQVYQVDSGGNRIMPALASGSFDTNNFPDVSGDPARITGLPGGNFIVDIVSQDTPGCPAESNVATVRAPNGPLLPVAVEEGNVSCNDNLGIIVASATGGWDIAPYEYRLLRDDGSGYAEVAPYSASDRFENLGSGDYRVEVRDVEGCTATVDITLNPIPPIQVGIREPQALICPGGNNAILEAYDPATGDALTALTGASGGVPGAGYKYQLIYLGSNDILDELSRSGLQDSPVFAGAGGEGYISTGWYAIEVSSTYDCVGITEPYFVNPPPPIIPSLVQVRAPGCGGLGEMRLSVQNPEPGFEYEYRSVTALPSDPFISMGVGNTSVLISGGPGFYQFDVRKVNASNVCDVVRANGLTLIDAQDLDLVVNLPDDISCANEIDGRIESFASGGVGDNSFILYSGDPGPDPFNPLPGAVVVRGPQPDGTFEQLTDGNDYYVTVTSGNTCGDVEGPLTIMRPAPIVYSASATPVSCAGEEDGSITIEVTSGGEGLIQFAIAPNFNEFFSDPATPGVYTFTDLEGAPGAGRSYDILIQDAEGCSELTSISVVEPQPIELSFTATDETCIGAADGSAQLTIAGGTPFVDGSGIPYYETSLNSSADVDYVRNDALFYDNLLGGESYVVFVRDANGCTANIVIPIEIGVDLTANVDVRYGCDGIFPNNSVEVTLTDSGLYDEVLIALDPADPTDAITAEATDVRSWGDLPAGDHTVYIYHENGCTIFEEFTIDDYQPLTLDAMQTGPNEITATASGGFGGYEFYFNGDSFGSDNVFTINYDANVRIRVVDQMGCMVEISFPFDFEGMVELPNYFTPDGDGMNDEWSPGNREFFPNIEIKIYDRYGRVVAILDQVKNWDGTYEGTELPTGDYWYVVNANDNEKQQYVGHFTLYR, from the coding sequence ATGCTCCCAAAAAAGAACAGGCATCTCTGGTATGCCCTGTTGATGCTAGTGGCCACTATCATCAGCTCTTCAGCCATTGCTGGCGGTACCCTGGGAGGATTTTTGTCCCGTATCGACAGCGTAATTTCCGATAGCCAGCAGCCCCAGGGGGTTGTCGGCATCGACCCTGCGGCAAGTATTGCAATAGGAACCACGGATTTCCCTGCTCCGGCCGCCCCGGCACTCTTCTCTACGATTATCCAGAATGCAGACGAGGAAGTTACCTGTGCGGACAACGGGTTTACCATTGCGCGGTTTAACCTTTGCGGGGACTACGACGACCGGATTATTTCGGTAAGCGGAAGCCACAGCAGTTATCAATGGCAACAACTGGTACCCGGTGGGAGCTGTACCTTTGACGTCAACGAAGACTGCCCGCCCATTATCGGGAGCGAGTGCAACCCGTACTGGCAGACGATTTCCGGGGCTTCCACCCTTACCCTGAATGCCGCTTCCATTCCGGCCTCCAGCGGGGCGGAATTTCGCGTGCGGGTCAACGGGGGTTCCTATTACTACTTCAAGGTTAAGAAAAGTACCATTACCCAGACCTATGTGAAGCGGGATTTTATCTGCGGGGTGCCCGGGCGGATCCAGATCACCAACCTCTCGAGTGCCTACGAATTCAGCATCGACAACGGCACGGGGTTCGGCCCCTGGCAAACCTCCCCGATCTTCGGCAGCCTGGACCCGGGAACCTACGTGGTGAAGGCGCGTTTGCAGAATACTTCGAACACCTGTGAATACCCGTACGAACCCATTGTCATCGAGGAACAGGAGATCGACATCGATGTGGAATTCACCGATGCCCAGTGCTTCGGGGAGACCGGCAGCATCACCGTAACGGTGAACAACGTGCCGGGCCCTTTCAAATACACGCTCCTGGACGCTTCAGGCGTGCCCCAGGAGTTCACCACCTTTATCCCGAACAACCCCTATACATTTGCCGCCGTTGGTTTCGGTACCTACAGCGTACAGGTGGAAACCCAGCAGTGTACGGGCGACCCGGGGAACGGTATCCCGCCCCCCCGCCAGTCCACGGACATTAACGGCAACCCCATTGTTATCGGGGACGGCCTGGTGGCCCTTTCAGCTTCAACGGAGGTGAATGAAAGCCTGAGTTCGGACCCCGTTTGCGGGGCCAACGATGCGGATATCATCGTGCGGACATCCGGCGGGGCCGGCCCGTATACGTTTACGGTGAGCGACGGGGGGAATTCCGGAGGCACATACACCGGGCAGACTACCTACAACGTCACGGCAGCGGGGACCTATGAATTCTTTATCACGGACGCTAACGGCTGTACCACTACGGCAACGGCCAGCGTGGAGGAACTCACCCCCCCGGACGTAACCGCTTCCGGGACGGACGGCGACTGCAACAACGGTGCCCGCATCGACATCAACATCATCGACGCCAAGGGGTACAACCTCTTGTTCCGCGCCGATCCCGCCGACCCCTGGTCGGCCAATCCGGTACTCACCGTGCCGACGGGGACCTACAACCAGATCCAGGTGCAGTACCAGCAGGCGGCCTTCAGCTGTATCTATACGATCCCGACTTCCATCTCGGTGACCAATGTAGGGGCCATCACCGGCAATGCCGTCAAGATCCAGGATCGGCTCTGCGACGGGGCCGGCGGCGTGGACGGGGGGATCATCGAATTCCAGGGACCGTATTCCGGGGGTTCCGGGAGCGGCTATGAGTTCAGTATCGACGGGGTGAATTTCAGTACCCAGGAAACCTATTCGAACCTGGCGCCGGGCACCTATACGCCCATCATCCGGGATGCCGGCGGCTGCCGCCTGGAACTGACGGCCATCACCATTGCCGATGTGGATCCCCCTACCGACCTGGCCTTTGCCCAGAGCGCCATCAATTGCGCGGCCGGCACTTCGGACGTGCAGCTCACCCCCACGAGCAACGCCCCGATTGTCCTTTACGAGGTCATCAGCCCCATTTCGGTCAATAACGGCGGGAGCGATACGTTTTCCGGTCTGAGCGTCAACACAGCCTATACCTTCCGCATTACGGATGCCAATGGATGTACGTATACGGAGAGCTTTACCCCCGCAGTCATCAGCACCATCCGCGCCCGGGTTAAATCCGGCGGGGATACCCGCGTATGTACCGGTGCAGCGGACGGTACAGGGACCTTCCTGATCGACGGGTTTACGAACAACTATACCTATAATATCAACGGGGGGCCGGAGAGCGCACCCCAGAACGACGCGGAAGTAGACCTGCCGCTTTCCGGGGCCGGTACCTACACCATTACCGTTACGGATGCGGATACGGGATGTACGGACACTGCAAGCATTACCATCGAGGAGCCGGCCAGCCCGCTGACCCTGTCGGGGAATGTAACCGCCATGACCTGTGCCAACGGGAATACGGGACGGGTGGTGGCAACGGCCGGTGGCGGTTGGGGTACCTACCGCTACAGCCTGGAGATGCCCAACGGCTTTGTCAGCGGCCCGAAAAGCGGGCGGACGTTTGGAAACCTGACCCAGAGCGGCAACTACATCCTCACGGTGGAAGATGCCGAAGGATGTACGGCTACCTTCAACTTCAGCCTGACGCCCATCGACGCCCCGACGCTTACCCTGGACGCCGGCGCTTCGGATTATTGTTATGTGCCGGGTACCGGCGCCACCCTGGCGGTGAGCTCCTCAGCGGGGACGGCCCCCCTGGCTTCCCACCAGTACCGGATCAACGGAGGCCCCCTGCAGGCCAGCCCTGTATTTACCGGACTGAACCCCGGAAATTACACCATCGAAGTGGTGGACGGGAACAATTGTACGGATGCGGTCACCGCGACGATTAATTCCCAGTTGCGGGTGAACACGAGTATCGATGCGGAAATCCCGTGTGGCGGTGCCGACGGGGGGATCCGCGTGCAGGTGACGGGCGGGTACCTGGCCGGGGCCGGGCCCAAGCAGTACGAGGTAAGCGCTAATGGCGGGGCTACCTACGGCGCCCCGGTACCCCTGGCGAGCAACAACTTTGTATACAACACGAATGTACCCGGGGATTATGTGTTCCGGGTAACGGATAACCGGGGTTGCGTGGCCGTGTCCAGCCCGATTACGCTGAACCCGCCTGTAAATATTGACCCGGCCAGCATCGCGGTGACTCCTGCGAGCTGCGGGCAGACCAACAACGGCATTGTCACCGTTACCCCGGATGCCACCAGCGGCATCCCGCCTTACGAAATCAGCTTTGACGGCGGGGCCTTCGGTTCCCAGTCCGTCTTTTCCAACCTGAACGCCGGCCAGACCTATACGGTAATCGTCCGGGATGCCCGCGGGTGCGAAACCGTGCCCCAGGACGTAACCATTCCCCTGGACGGCACGCCCCCGCCGGATGCAACGGTTGCGCCGGTGACGGCTACCTGTTCGGCCGGCCTTGTGGAAGGCAATATCCAGGTAACCTCTGTGGCCGGGGGAACCGCCGATTACACATATATCCTGCAGGACCAGTTCGGCGTGGAACTGGACCGGATCGGGCCCACTTCCAGTACCGCGGAAACGTTTACGAATATCGTCCCGGGTATCTATACGGTGGTAACCCTGGACGCCCTGGGTTGCCGGGATGAGGATACGGTGACCGTGGACCAGACCACCGTAGATGTGGTCCCGGATCCGGTGGCAGCACCGGTTTGCGCCGCTGGCGGATTTACCAATACAGTGGAAATCGTGGGGGGCGTGGGCCCCTTCGAGATCCGCCTGGCTACCGACCCGAACCCGCCGGTCCCGGTAAACAGCCCGCCTCGACGGCATACCTTCAACGGCCTGCAATTTGGCGTAACGTACACCGTTGAGGTCACCGACCTGGGCACCGGCTGTGTGTACCTGGACGAAATCCCGCCCGTGGACGGACCCAACCCGCTGGAGGTGACCGCCACGAGCACCCCGGGTTATTGTGACGCCAACCGCTTTGGCCAGATATTATACGACGTTACCGGGTTTACCCCGGGCTCTGACCTGCTGATTGAACTTCTGAACACGGACGACGGGACGCGGATCACCATTGATTCGCCGACCAACGTAAGTCCCACGTATTCCGGAGCCTATGAAACCCTGCCGGGGAATTACCAGGTGATCGTTACCGAATCTACCGATAATTGTACAGATGCCACTGCCGTGGTCATCGACCAGAATACGCCCAATATCGATATCATCGCCCAGGAGCCCGCCAACTGTAATGCCTTTGGCCAGTTTACGGTCCAGGGATCCGGGGGTGGCGGCGGCCCCTATGAATTTGCTTTCATGGATGCCGGCGTACCGCCCACGCCGGGAGATTTCGATACGGCAACCACCTTTATCGGGCCGGCTGGGAATTACGACGTCTATGTGCGCGATATTACGGGATGTACCTCATTTGCCATCGCCCAGATCATCAACCTGGAACCGGACCTGCCCGTACCCACCTTTGTGGTGGAGAACCAGTGCGACAACACGGTCACCTCCTTCGATATCCTGGTACAGATCCCTTCGACGGTAGATACGCCGCGTTTTACGCTTAACGGGGACGAGCAGTTCCCGGTACTCAACGGCGGGGTGTGGGAATACACCTATACGGTAGGGACCCCCGGGGACTATGTGGTTGACGTGGTAGACGCCAACGGCTGTACGAGCCAGGGCACCGCCACCGTCTACGAGTTCCTGAGCGCCTCCGGCGGCTTTACCACGGAACCGACCTGTAACGCGGCCGACGGGGAAATCTCCATTTCCACCCTGGGCGGTAGCGGGGACTTTACCTTTGAGCTGCGCACGGGGGCCGGGGCCTATATTGACGACAATACCACGGGGGTCTTTACCGGCTATGCCCCGGGCGATTACGAGGTGCTCGTTACAGACAATATCGTGAATGACGGGGTGATCAATTGTTTCTTCCTGGTGGACGGGATTACCCTGGATGCGGCCATCCCGCCCGTGATCAGCGCGGTGATCGACACGGATATTTCCTGTAACGGGGCCAACGACGGGGCCATCGACGTCTTCCTGCAGGCGGGCACGGATGCCGACAGCCCGATTACCTATACGCTTTACGAGGCGGGGACTTCCACCATCGTCCAGCAAAACGGTTCCGGGTCGTTTACCGGCCTGGTACCCGGCTTCTATGACGTTACCGTGGTGACCAGCCGGAATTGCGAGACCCGCCAGGACGACATCGAAATCTCCGAGCCCCCGGCATTTTCCATCACGGCCAGCGCCCCGGATTTTGCCTGCGAACCGGGTGCCAACCGCTACAGTTCGACGATTGTAACGGTCAACGTGGTGGACCCGGGCACCCCGGGATACCAGTACAGTATTACCGGGTTTGGAAACTATCAGAGTTCCCCGACCTTTGAGGTTGTCGACAACGGCTCCCCCCAGGATATTACAATTTACGCCATCGACGCCAACGGGTGCCAGGCCACCTTTGATCTGCCCACCCTGAACCCGCCCACCGATGTGGTGCCGACCCTGTCCCTGCAGGCAGCCCTGACGTGTACCACGGACGAGCGGATCCGCGTGGATGTGGTGGGAAGTACGGATTTCACCCTTTCCGTGGTCAGCGGTCCGGCCAGCCCGGCTGCGGTGACGAACAACCCGGGAGACTCCTTTGTGCTGATGGACCTGCCCCTGGCCGGCGGGTACCTGCTCGAGATCACGGACAATATCGGCGGCTGTTCTTATCCGCTCCCCCTCCACGAGGTCTTTGAGCCCACCTACCCGGCGGTGACCATCAGCGAGGCAAACCCGGTGCGCTGTGCAGTGCCCGGAAATGACGGGGCGCTCTTTATCGAGGTTGCGGACTACACCGGGGTGTACGATTACCAGGTCTACCAGGTGGACAGCGGCGGCAACCGCATCATGCCGGCCCTGGCCAGCGGCAGCTTTGACACGAATAACTTCCCGGATGTCAGCGGCGATCCCGCCCGGATCACCGGCCTGCCGGGGGGCAATTTTATCGTGGACATCGTTTCCCAGGATACCCCGGGCTGCCCGGCCGAATCCAATGTGGCCACCGTACGGGCCCCGAACGGGCCCCTGCTTCCCGTGGCGGTGGAGGAAGGCAACGTGTCCTGTAACGACAACCTGGGCATCATCGTGGCTTCTGCAACCGGCGGTTGGGATATTGCCCCGTATGAGTACCGCCTGCTCCGCGACGACGGGAGCGGCTATGCGGAGGTTGCGCCCTATTCCGCTTCGGACCGTTTCGAAAACCTGGGCAGCGGGGACTATCGCGTGGAAGTCCGGGACGTTGAGGGATGTACGGCCACCGTGGATATCACCCTAAATCCGATTCCGCCCATCCAGGTGGGCATCCGGGAACCCCAGGCACTGATCTGCCCGGGCGGGAACAATGCCATCCTCGAAGCCTATGACCCGGCAACGGGCGATGCCCTTACGGCCCTTACCGGTGCTTCAGGGGGCGTTCCGGGAGCGGGTTACAAATACCAGCTCATCTACCTGGGCAGCAACGACATCTTGGACGAGCTCTCCCGCAGCGGCCTGCAGGATTCCCCGGTATTTGCAGGTGCAGGGGGCGAAGGGTATATCAGCACGGGCTGGTATGCTATTGAAGTATCGTCCACCTACGATTGCGTGGGTATTACCGAACCCTATTTCGTAAATCCCCCGCCCCCGATTATCCCGAGCCTGGTACAGGTGCGGGCCCCGGGTTGCGGTGGCCTCGGCGAGATGCGCCTGAGCGTCCAGAACCCGGAACCGGGCTTTGAATACGAATACCGCTCGGTGACGGCCCTGCCTTCCGACCCGTTTATTTCGATGGGGGTGGGCAACACCTCGGTATTGATTTCCGGGGGCCCTGGTTTCTACCAGTTCGACGTGCGCAAGGTCAATGCCTCCAATGTCTGCGACGTGGTGCGCGCCAATGGCCTGACGCTCATCGACGCCCAGGATCTGGACCTGGTGGTGAACCTGCCGGACGACATTTCCTGCGCCAACGAGATAGACGGCCGGATTGAATCCTTCGCCAGCGGCGGGGTAGGGGACAACAGCTTTATCCTGTATAGCGGGGACCCGGGCCCGGATCCGTTTAACCCGCTGCCGGGCGCCGTGGTAGTCCGCGGACCGCAACCCGACGGGACTTTTGAGCAACTCACAGACGGAAACGATTACTACGTAACGGTTACCAGCGGGAATACCTGCGGGGACGTGGAGGGTCCGCTCACTATCATGCGGCCGGCACCCATCGTGTATTCGGCTTCGGCTACCCCGGTTTCCTGTGCCGGAGAAGAAGACGGCAGCATCACCATCGAGGTGACCAGCGGGGGGGAAGGCCTGATCCAATTCGCGATCGCCCCGAATTTCAACGAATTCTTCAGCGACCCGGCTACCCCGGGCGTATATACCTTCACGGACCTTGAAGGAGCCCCCGGCGCGGGCCGGTCTTACGATATCCTGATACAGGATGCCGAGGGGTGCAGTGAGCTCACGAGCATTTCCGTGGTGGAACCCCAGCCTATTGAACTGAGTTTTACCGCAACGGACGAGACCTGTATCGGGGCCGCAGACGGCTCTGCCCAACTCACCATCGCCGGGGGGACGCCTTTTGTGGACGGATCGGGCATCCCGTACTACGAGACCAGCCTGAATTCCTCCGCAGATGTGGATTACGTGCGCAACGATGCGCTGTTCTACGACAACCTGCTGGGCGGGGAATCCTATGTGGTCTTTGTGAGGGACGCCAACGGCTGTACCGCCAACATCGTCATCCCCATTGAAATTGGGGTGGACCTGACGGCCAATGTGGACGTGCGCTACGGCTGCGACGGCATCTTCCCGAACAATTCCGTGGAGGTAACCCTGACAGACAGCGGGTTGTACGACGAGGTACTCATTGCGCTGGATCCTGCAGACCCCACGGATGCCATCACGGCAGAGGCCACGGATGTCCGCAGCTGGGGCGACCTGCCCGCCGGCGACCACACGGTGTATATCTACCACGAAAACGGGTGTACGATCTTTGAGGAATTTACCATCGACGACTACCAGCCCCTGACCCTGGATGCCATGCAGACGGGTCCGAACGAGATCACGGCTACAGCCAGCGGCGGGTTTGGCGGATACGAATTCTACTTTAACGGGGATTCGTTTGGCAGCGACAACGTGTTTACGATCAATTACGACGCGAATGTCCGGATCCGGGTGGTGGACCAGATGGGTTGTATGGTGGAAATCAGTTTCCCTTTCGACTTTGAGGGCATGGTGGAATTGCCGAATTACTTTACCCCGGACGGGGACGGCATGAATGACGAATGGTCGCCGGGCAACCGGGAATTCTTCCCGAATATCGAAATCAAGATCTACGACCGGTACGGCCGCGTGGTGGCCATCCTGGATCAGGTGAAGAACTGGGACGGCACCTACGAGGGGACCGAATTACCCACCGGCGATTACTGGTATGTGGTGAACGCCAACGACAATGAAAAACAACAATATGTAGGGCATTTTACCCTGTACAGATAA
- a CDS encoding PQQ-dependent sugar dehydrogenase — protein sequence MRNSIVLSAFLVILSMNSCAQDPENQATVPETVSFTPELVVEDLDIPWGMAFLPDGSLLITEKSGEILLFRGGSKTEISGVPEVYNRGQGGLLDIALDPDYPDNGWIYLTYASEEGPGSGGHTALARCKLSGTTLTDLEVLYKASPNTTAGQHFGSRIEFDRDGYLYFSIGERGERDVNPQDTGRDGGKVYRLNPDGSIPPDNPFVGSDGLDAIYSYGHRNPQGMARHPDTGEIWVHEHGPRGGDEINVVKKGANYGWPVITYGINYSGTPITDQTEMEGMEQPIHYWVPSIAPSGMAFVTSDHYPGWEGSLLVGSLSFQYLERLEMEGKTVLKREKLMEDVGRVRNVRQGPDGLVYVAVEGEGIYRLNPDR from the coding sequence ATGCGAAATAGTATTGTTTTATCCGCTTTTTTGGTCATTTTATCGATGAACTCCTGTGCGCAGGACCCGGAAAACCAGGCAACTGTCCCGGAAACCGTTTCGTTCACCCCCGAATTGGTGGTGGAGGACCTGGACATCCCCTGGGGAATGGCCTTCCTGCCCGACGGCTCCCTGCTGATAACCGAAAAAAGCGGGGAAATCCTTCTTTTCCGCGGGGGGTCAAAAACGGAAATTTCCGGCGTCCCGGAGGTATACAACCGCGGTCAGGGCGGCCTGCTGGACATTGCCCTGGACCCTGACTACCCGGACAATGGCTGGATATACCTGACGTATGCGTCCGAAGAGGGCCCGGGGTCCGGCGGGCACACGGCCCTGGCCCGATGCAAGCTCAGCGGCACCACCCTGACGGACCTGGAAGTACTCTACAAAGCAAGCCCGAATACCACGGCGGGGCAGCACTTCGGGTCCCGGATCGAATTCGACCGGGACGGCTACCTGTATTTCAGCATCGGGGAACGGGGCGAGCGGGACGTGAACCCCCAGGATACGGGGCGGGACGGCGGCAAGGTTTACCGGTTGAACCCGGACGGCAGCATCCCCCCGGACAACCCGTTTGTCGGCTCGGACGGCCTGGACGCCATCTATTCCTACGGACACCGCAACCCCCAGGGCATGGCACGCCATCCGGATACCGGGGAAATTTGGGTACATGAACACGGCCCCCGGGGCGGTGACGAAATCAATGTGGTAAAAAAAGGCGCCAATTACGGCTGGCCCGTAATCACTTACGGGATCAATTACAGCGGGACCCCCATCACGGACCAGACCGAGATGGAAGGCATGGAACAACCCATCCACTACTGGGTCCCCTCCATCGCGCCCAGCGGTATGGCCTTTGTGACTTCCGACCACTACCCCGGATGGGAAGGCAGCCTGCTGGTGGGTTCCCTGTCTTTCCAGTACCTGGAGCGCCTGGAAATGGAGGGTAAAACCGTATTGAAAAGGGAAAAACTCATGGAGGATGTAGGCCGGGTGCGGAATGTCCGCCAGGGCCCCGACGGACTGGTCTACGTGGCTGTCGAGGGCGAGGGAATCTACCGGCTCAACCCGGATCGATAA
- a CDS encoding N-acetylmuramic acid 6-phosphate etherase produces the protein MSQFKKITEQASLHDNLEDLDAVSLLQKINEEDQKVAPAVAACIPEISRLVKALEPRFLSGGRLFYIGAGTSGRLGILDASEIPPTYGMPHDRVIGLIAGGDRAIRKAVEHAEDDTQQAWKDLGEYEIGPTDTVVGIAASGTTPYVLGGIRKARSEGLLTAGITNNPGSPLAEAAEIPIAVDVGPEFITGSTRMKSGTSQKLVLNMISTALMVRVGRVRGNKMVHMQLSNNKLIDRGTRYLMESLGLEYEAAGEALKRYGSVQKALEALK, from the coding sequence ATGTCGCAATTCAAGAAAATCACGGAGCAGGCCTCCCTGCACGATAACCTGGAGGACCTGGACGCCGTCTCCCTCCTGCAGAAAATAAACGAGGAAGACCAAAAGGTGGCCCCGGCCGTAGCAGCCTGTATTCCGGAAATTTCCCGGCTGGTGAAGGCCCTGGAACCCCGTTTTCTAAGTGGCGGCCGCTTGTTCTATATCGGAGCCGGCACGAGTGGGCGGCTGGGCATCCTGGACGCCTCGGAAATCCCCCCTACCTATGGCATGCCCCACGACCGGGTCATCGGGCTGATAGCCGGCGGCGACCGGGCCATTCGAAAAGCGGTGGAGCACGCAGAAGACGACACGCAGCAGGCCTGGAAAGACCTAGGGGAATACGAAATCGGGCCCACGGATACTGTGGTGGGGATCGCAGCTTCCGGGACCACCCCCTATGTCCTGGGGGGCATACGCAAAGCGCGCTCGGAAGGGCTGCTTACTGCGGGGATTACCAACAACCCCGGGTCGCCCCTGGCGGAAGCGGCGGAAATACCGATAGCTGTTGACGTGGGCCCCGAATTTATCACGGGGAGTACCCGGATGAAAAGCGGCACATCCCAGAAACTCGTTCTCAATATGATCTCCACGGCACTGATGGTACGTGTCGGGCGGGTCAGGGGGAACAAGATGGTCCACATGCAATTGAGCAATAACAAATTGATAGACCGGGGGACCCGGTACCTGATGGAAAGCCTTGGCCTGGAATACGAAGCGGCCGGGGAAGCCCTCAAACGCTATGGTTCCGTGCAGAAAGCGCTGGAAGCACTGAAATAG